In the Gymnogyps californianus isolate 813 chromosome 3, ASM1813914v2, whole genome shotgun sequence genome, one interval contains:
- the LOC127014144 gene encoding WD repeat and coiled-coil-containing protein: MELGKAKLLRTGLNALYQAIHPVHGIAWTDGKQVILTSLHLHNGEPKFGDSSVVGQFEHVHGLYWGPCPPDAPALLAVQHKKHITIWQLCFNVTERNKLLVSQICDISEPFPVLPQGCVWHPKKEILAVLTTRDASVLHSVHLNNSRIKADIKGSGLIHCACWTKEGNRFVVGVGSALHSYIWDDAQKTLNACSFCPVFDVGGYICAVEATLNFQVAVATELPLDKICGLNAGVAFEVPSSIETESFPSQSSLCGEEEYSMDGGKKSLDSEKPLSVVTSPVDLTHILSSKQGADSSPLLHLRPKDYLTGSGQDSSHLILVTFERKVTSTKKVSIPGILVPDIMAFDPKTQTVSVASNTCNVILVYSLTSSNLPNIQQIQLEKNEKPKGLCFLTNKLLLILVGRQKFTDPAFLPSSRSDKYMIRLMIKELIFEMGPSTSASVNGSSNLNLSNIPHDLSTDVHPLSRGLLIPDRAAIQSPTSRRKLIEEIKSPVYEQSLLLNMSDLKDKKISMNFPPAIESLDAEPVNRTVALPATSLVFSNKPTSPKRQADAASKVPNSYKNNLLSEKEASYFSKNVEKLSGNFTELQHHLCELTELLKSGKRSLPVYPSSQEPSFINITCQKQLSRSDSDERRAVILCGGKLRLNIVQQIFNLSLVEMQHGSSWIVLTADSEGFVPLMFTSTQEIVVRDASTKGYGARSSKTLDIIISTEGCRPASSESLDITSSLEVLRDCSSKTSGSSSSPSEQPSSNM, encoded by the exons ATGGAGCTAGGAAAGGCGAAGCTTCTGAGAACTGGCCTCAATGCCTTATACCAAGCAATTCACCCTGTGCATGGTATTGCCTGGACAGATGGGAAACAGGTGATACTAACTTCTTTACACCTTCATAATGGAGAACCAAAATTTGGTGACTCGAGTGTTGTTGGTCAGTTTGAACATGTCCATGGACTCTACTGGGGCCCGTGTCCCCCTGatgccccagctctgctcgCTGTTCAACATAAAAAGCATATCACCATTTGGCAGCTCTGTTTTaatgttacagaaagaaataagctCTTAGTTTCTCAGATATGCGACATCAGCGAGCCGTTTCCAGTGCTCCCCCAAGGCTGCGTGTGGCATCCAAAGAAGGAGATCTTGGCTGTGCTAACTACACGGGATGCCTCTGTCTTACACTCTGTTCATCTCAACAACTCCAGAATTAAAGCAGATATTAAAGGCAGCGGTCTCATCCACTGCGCTTGTTGGACGAAGGAAGGCAATCGCTTCGTAGTTGGAGTAGGCAGTGCCCTTCATTCTTACATTTGGGACGATgctcagaaaacactgaatgcTTGTTCTTTTTGCCCAGTCTTTGATGTGGGAGGCTACATCTGTGCTGTGGAAGCTACTCTGAATTTCCAAGTTGCTGTTGCCACTGAGCTTCCTCTAGACAAGATCTGTGGCTTAAATGCTGGTGTTGCATTTGAAGTTCCATCGAGCATTGAAACAGAGTCCTTCCCCTCGCAGTCCAGCTTATGCGGCGAGGAGGAGTATTCCAtggatggggggaaaaagtcacTGGACTCTGAGAAGCCCTTGTCTGTTGTTACATCTCCTGTGGATCTAACTCACATACTTTCCAGCAAGCAGGGTGCTGATTCCAGTCCTCTTCTTCATCTGAGGCCCAAGGACTACCTAACGGGAAGTGGCCAAGATTCTTCACATCTCATCTTGGTGacttttgaaagaaaggttACCTCTACCAAAAAAGTTAGCATCCCAGGCATTCTGGTTCCTGATATAATGGCTTTTGACCCCAAAACTCAAACTGTATCAGTTGCCTCCAATACTTGTAATGTTATTTTAGTCTATTCACTGACTTCGTCCAATTTACCCAATATTCAACAAATTCAGCTAGAGAAGAATGAGAAACCAAAGGGTTTGTGCTTCTTGACCAATAAATTGTTACTGATACTGGTTGGAAGGCAAAAATTCACTGACCctgcatttcttccctcttcaaGATCGGACAAATATATGATCCGATTGATGATTAAGGAACTAATATTTGAAATGGGTCCTTCAACATCTGCATCAGTTAATGGGAGCTCCAATTTGAACCTTTCAAACATACCTCATGATCTCTCTACAGATGTTCACCCTCTCAGCCGTGGACTCTTGATACCAGATCGTGCTGCCATTCAGTCCCCTACCAGCAGAAGGAAACTcattgaagaaattaagagtcCTGTTTATGAACAAAGCTTGTTGTTGAACATGAGTGACCTCAAAGATAAAAAGATTTCCATGAATTTTCCTCCAGCTATTGAGTCTCTCGATGCCGAACCAGTTAATCGGACTGTGGCACTGCCTGCCACATCGCTGGTGTTTTCGAACAAGCCAACATCTCCAAAAAGGCAGGCAGATGCAGCTTCCAAAGTACCAAATTCTTACAAGAATAACCTATTAAGTGAAAAGGAGGCAAGTTACTTTTcgaaaaatgtagaaaaactgTCTGGTAACTTCACAGAATTACAGCATCATCTCTGTGAATTAACTGAGCTGCTAAAATCTGGGAAGAGAAGTCTTCCGGTGTACCCATCTTCTCAGGAACCCTCTTTTATTAACATCACCTGCCAG aagcagctttccagAAGTGATTCAGATGAAAGACGAGCTGTTATTCTTTGCGGTGGTAAACTCCGTCTAAATATAGTCCAGCAGATATTCAATCTCTCTCTTGTAGAAATGCAACATG GTTCATCTTGGATTGTTCTCACAGCGGACAGCGAGGGCTTTGTTCCGTTAATGTTTACATCCACGCAGGAGATAGTCGTAAGAGATGCCAGTACGAAAGGCTATGGTGCCCGTTCTTCCAAAACTTTGGACATCATCATTTCTACAGAAGGGTGTAGACCTGCTTCTTCTGAAAGTCTGGATATCACGAGTTCTTTGGAAGTCCTCAGAGACTGCTCCTCCAAGActtcaggcagcagcagcagtccttCAGAACAGCCCAGCAGTAACATGTAA